In Microaerobacter geothermalis, the genomic window CTTCTTTTGGGTATTTTGGGATTTTTTGGTGCAGGGATGATGTTTAGTGTCATTAGTCAGATGGGCTTTTTTGCTTACTTATGGGTACATCGATTTGGCCTGGCCGTTTTTCGAAGGCCTTATTTATGGCTGGGGATACAGATCATCGTGACGGTGGTCGTTTTTATTGATTTTGCTTTGGTAAGGCAAATTTATTTTGGAAATAACCAATCCATTTGGGAATATTTTCTGATTCCTAGCCTGTTATTTGCTTGGGCTGTTCTGGTTTCCCTTTGGAAGGTGAAGGAGACCAATCAGAAAGCATTTATTCCTACTTTGTTTTTTCTATTTGTGGTCACGATCGTTGAATGGGTTCCTGCCCTTCGGGAAAACAACATAAGGTCTATGATTTTTATGCTGATTCCACTGATGGCCTGTAATACATGGCAAGTGATGAAGCTTCATCATTTGGTTGAAACGGAAACATCAGAAGAGATGAAGGAGTCAACGGGGTCAAAAGGAAGAAGGAAATCGAGGGAATCAGCTGGGGTAAAGACAACGATTAAAAAATCAGATATAAATAGCAAAAGAAACTAGATAGACGGAACTAAACTTACATGACCCGAAGGGTCACAAATTGATATGAAAAGGTATTTTCATATCAAAGAATTCACTAAGGACAGACTTCGAGTTCGTGCTTAAGCTGTTAGGCTAAAGAACGGGAATTTGCCCTCAAACTGACTCCATCTTTCAAATATACAGATGTTTTGAGGGCCCCGTACTCTAAGCTAATCCAATTCTTTTACATTTACATTAGCTCCTGCAATCAGTTCAGAGACGGTTACAAAGGTGTATCCTTGCTGGCGCAATTTATCAATAATAATGGGAAGGGCTTGCTCCGTCTGTTTTGCAGAATCACTGGCATGAAGCAATACGATATCCCCAGGATGGGCGGAGCGGATTACATTATTTACGATCTGTTCCACTCCGGGACTTAGCCAGTCCTTTGAATCGGTGTCCCATTGGATAACGGTGTATCCGAGGCTTTCGGCAATGGTTAGTACTCTTTTATCAAAGTTGCCGTTAGGTGTTCTAAGGAGGGTCGGTTTTTTTCCAGTTGCTTCTTTCAGGATGACTTCCGCCTTTTTTATTTGCAGCTTGATTTCTTCATCACTTAGACGGCTGTAATCTACATGTTTATAGCCATGGGATCCGATTTCGGCACCCATATCCACTAATTTTTTCACCACTTGTGGATGATTTTTGCTCCAAGGAGCAGATAAGAAGAAGGTCACTTTGTCTCCTATTC contains:
- a CDS encoding KinB-signaling pathway activation protein — encoded protein: MTLKKWLYLFGTTLLIGGLTALITGTVMEATEQSLFTSGIINLLLGILGFFGAGMMFSVISQMGFFAYLWVHRFGLAVFRRPYLWLGIQIIVTVVVFIDFALVRQIYFGNNQSIWEYFLIPSLLFAWAVLVSLWKVKETNQKAFIPTLFFLFVVTIVEWVPALRENNIRSMIFMLIPLMACNTWQVMKLHHLVETETSEEMKESTGSKGRRKSRESAGVKTTIKKSDINSKRN
- the pdaB gene encoding polysaccharide deacetylase family sporulation protein PdaB, producing MNFFLVLNGKKLKQVLILATAFLFTIGIVFADNENISVFSSQNSPTAIYKVDTKEKKIALTFDISWGEEKAAPIIDILQQKGIGDKVTFFLSAPWSKNHPQVVKKLVDMGAEIGSHGYKHVDYSRLSDEEIKLQIKKAEVILKEATGKKPTLLRTPNGNFDKRVLTIAESLGYTVIQWDTDSKDWLSPGVEQIVNNVIRSAHPGDIVLLHASDSAKQTEQALPIIIDKLRQQGYTFVTVSELIAGANVNVKELD